One window from the genome of Pseudanabaena yagii GIHE-NHR1 encodes:
- a CDS encoding hybrid sensor histidine kinase/response regulator gives MTNKLTIICVDDERNVLLMLRNQLMHFFSDCKIEIAESGDEALEVIEEILSNGGDVALVIADQIMPKMKGDEFLIELHHRYPQILKVMLTGQANVEDIGNVVNRGNLYRFISKPWDETDLRLTVVEALRRFEQDKQLAKHQLALEQNNLELIELNANLERAYVELKSVSKLKDEFLAMMSHELRTPFNSILGVSECLLEEIYGQINPRQKEAISIIESSGNHLLKLINDILYFSKLTTDLVKLDIESVAIADLCNSSLEFVKQQSLKKKIQITINISPEVEVFKADPLRMRQVLVELLNNAVKFTPIGGKVSLNVKTAPPLGELVTSSNVAKTSDSLNQIADNQEVLNTHSWIYFEVTDTGLGIAPSDQNSLFQPFIQIDSGLSRSYEGIGIGLAIVKKIVELHRGDIELSSQIGRGSCFTVSIPFRN, from the coding sequence ATGACGAATAAACTGACTATTATTTGTGTTGATGATGAACGCAATGTCCTACTGATGCTGAGAAATCAGTTAATGCATTTTTTCTCGGATTGCAAGATTGAAATTGCTGAAAGTGGAGATGAAGCTCTAGAAGTTATTGAGGAGATATTATCTAACGGGGGGGATGTTGCTCTAGTAATTGCCGACCAGATTATGCCGAAGATGAAAGGGGATGAATTTTTAATCGAACTCCATCACCGCTATCCTCAGATCCTCAAGGTGATGCTGACAGGACAAGCCAATGTTGAAGATATAGGCAATGTCGTCAATCGCGGAAATCTCTATCGTTTTATATCTAAACCTTGGGACGAAACTGATTTGAGGCTAACAGTAGTGGAGGCTTTGCGGAGATTTGAACAAGATAAACAACTTGCCAAGCATCAGTTAGCCCTTGAGCAAAATAATCTAGAACTAATCGAGCTAAATGCAAATCTTGAGAGAGCTTATGTGGAACTCAAGAGCGTTTCTAAATTAAAAGACGAGTTTCTTGCCATGATGAGTCACGAATTACGGACACCATTCAACTCGATTTTAGGCGTGTCAGAATGTTTGCTTGAAGAAATTTATGGTCAGATCAACCCCCGTCAAAAAGAGGCGATCTCCATCATTGAAAGTAGTGGTAACCATCTTCTGAAATTGATTAATGACATTTTATATTTCTCAAAACTTACAACAGATTTAGTGAAACTGGATATCGAATCGGTAGCGATCGCCGATTTATGCAATTCTAGTCTAGAATTTGTGAAACAACAGTCTCTCAAAAAGAAAATTCAAATTACGATAAACATATCCCCAGAAGTAGAAGTCTTTAAAGCCGATCCACTTCGGATGAGACAAGTATTAGTCGAATTACTCAATAACGCAGTCAAATTTACTCCCATCGGCGGTAAAGTCAGTTTGAATGTAAAGACAGCTCCTCCACTTGGTGAGCTTGTAACCTCTTCTAATGTAGCTAAGACATCAGATTCGTTAAATCAGATAGCTGATAATCAGGAAGTTTTGAATACTCACTCTTGGATTTACTTTGAAGTTACTGATACTGGGCTTGGCATCGCACCTAGCGATCAAAACAGCCTATTTCAACCATTTATCCAGATTGACAGTGGGCTTAGCCGCAGTTACGAAGGTATAGGAATTGGGCTAGCAATAGTAAAGAAAATCGTTGAATTGCACAGGGGGGATATAGAACTGAGCAGTCAGATCGGTCGAGGAAGTTGCTTTACTGTGAGCATACCATTTAGGAATTGA
- a CDS encoding phosphate-starvation-inducible PsiE family protein — MQQLNKLIDAPVDEQINPNQDKNTLRYRIVHTLELVQDAIAISLCIGLFCVMVLQLKEIFLSLITTLRFHEITADILFILILVELFRLLIIYLQEQRVSIGVSVEVTIVSVLREVIVKGLLEVEWKQVLATCAFLVALALLLIVRVWLPPTFEGIDPEQKASLRFKGRK; from the coding sequence ATGCAACAGTTAAATAAACTCATTGATGCTCCTGTTGATGAACAAATCAATCCCAATCAAGACAAAAATACTTTACGTTATCGGATTGTCCACACTTTAGAGCTAGTCCAAGACGCGATCGCTATTTCTCTATGTATTGGGCTATTCTGCGTCATGGTGTTGCAACTTAAGGAGATTTTCTTATCATTAATTACAACCTTACGCTTTCATGAAATTACCGCTGATATTTTATTTATTCTCATCTTAGTAGAACTATTTCGGCTATTAATTATTTACCTTCAAGAACAACGAGTATCGATAGGGGTTTCTGTCGAAGTAACCATCGTATCGGTATTGCGGGAAGTAATTGTTAAAGGGTTGCTAGAAGTTGAATGGAAACAGGTATTAGCAACTTGCGCCTTTTTAGTTGCCCTAGCGTTACTCTTGATCGTCCGAGTTTGGCTGCCCCCCACATTTGAAGGGATCGATCCCGAACAAAAAGCATCACTACGCTTCAAGGGGCGTAAATAA
- a CDS encoding response regulator, translated as MVKVLVVDDSSMVLEMVSAHLKQHGLEVIEAHDGADAVEKLKVVTPDLVVTDVVMPRMNGYELCRWIKNNASTKDVPVIMCTTKSEEFDKYWGMKQGADAYLTKPYHPPELIKTIKQLLSQVK; from the coding sequence ATGGTAAAAGTCCTCGTAGTGGACGATAGTTCGATGGTGTTGGAGATGGTCTCGGCACATTTAAAACAGCATGGTCTAGAAGTTATAGAAGCCCATGATGGTGCTGACGCAGTTGAAAAACTTAAGGTTGTTACTCCCGATCTCGTTGTCACCGATGTGGTTATGCCTCGGATGAATGGCTACGAGTTATGCCGTTGGATCAAAAATAATGCCTCTACGAAAGATGTACCCGTAATTATGTGTACAACCAAAAGTGAGGAATTTGATAAGTACTGGGGTATGAAACAGGGGGCAGATGCTTACTTAACTAAGCCTTATCATCCACCTGAATTAATCAAAACTATTAAGCAGTTACTTAGTCAGGTCAAATAG
- a CDS encoding ABC transporter ATP-binding protein has product MAMVTVEGLSKIYNIAVKDSGLFGTLKHFWHRQYREIAAVKDISFAIASGEMVGFLGPNGAGKTTTLKMLTGLIHPSSGNVQVAGHIPFRRDAGFLQKITLVMGQKQQLIWDLPALDSLRMNAAVYDIPDKIFKHRVGELTEMLSLEGKLSQPMRKLSLGERMKAELLAALLHQPQVLFLDEPTLGLDVNAQASVREFLREYNQRYQATILLTSHYMADITALCKRVLLIHQGGLIYDGSLDGLHNNFAPYREVRVELAQPIGDRNDLQKYGQILNIDGQAVCFLVPRENLTKAVSQILAELEILDLSVNEPAIEEVIGSVFRAGTVH; this is encoded by the coding sequence ATGGCGATGGTTACGGTTGAAGGTTTGAGCAAAATTTACAATATTGCGGTCAAGGATTCAGGACTGTTTGGTACTCTTAAGCATTTTTGGCATCGTCAATATCGCGAGATCGCTGCTGTTAAAGATATCTCCTTTGCGATCGCCTCTGGCGAAATGGTGGGATTTTTAGGGCCAAATGGTGCAGGCAAAACCACAACGCTAAAAATGCTAACGGGGTTAATTCATCCATCATCGGGCAATGTGCAAGTCGCAGGGCATATCCCCTTTCGGCGTGATGCAGGCTTTCTTCAAAAAATCACCTTGGTGATGGGGCAGAAACAACAACTAATTTGGGATTTGCCAGCTCTGGACTCATTACGCATGAATGCGGCGGTGTATGACATTCCCGACAAAATATTTAAGCATCGTGTTGGCGAATTGACCGAGATGCTATCTCTCGAAGGGAAACTGTCGCAACCAATGCGGAAACTTTCCCTCGGTGAGCGCATGAAGGCAGAATTACTAGCGGCGCTATTGCATCAACCGCAGGTTTTGTTTTTGGATGAGCCGACCTTGGGGCTAGATGTCAATGCTCAAGCAAGTGTACGTGAATTTTTGCGGGAGTATAATCAGCGCTATCAGGCCACAATTTTGTTAACCAGTCACTACATGGCAGACATTACGGCTTTGTGTAAACGAGTATTGCTGATCCATCAAGGGGGACTGATCTATGATGGCAGTCTGGATGGCTTGCATAATAACTTTGCGCCCTACCGAGAAGTGCGGGTGGAGTTAGCTCAACCAATAGGAGATCGCAATGATTTACAGAAATATGGTCAAATCCTGAATATCGATGGTCAAGCGGTTTGCTTTTTAGTGCCACGCGAAAATTTGACAAAGGCAGTTTCTCAGATTCTTGCCGAGTTAGAAATCTTGGATTTATCGGTAAATGAACCTGCGATCGAGGAAGTCATCGGTAGTGTTTTTCGGGCTGGTACTGTCCATTAA
- a CDS encoding DUF7219 family protein: MLNTSHLFPRSRQYGEANNENLMFNTVLKEFSLRVSIIYNLQTNGEISSKEAYSQLAELWQQLEKSAKSSIV; this comes from the coding sequence ATGTTAAACACTTCTCACTTATTTCCAAGATCTCGACAGTACGGGGAGGCGAACAATGAAAACCTTATGTTTAATACAGTTTTGAAAGAGTTTTCTTTGCGGGTCAGCATTATTTACAATCTTCAAACTAATGGAGAAATTTCGTCAAAAGAAGCTTACTCGCAGTTAGCAGAACTATGGCAACAGCTAGAAAAATCTGCTAAATCTTCAATAGTTTAA
- a CDS encoding cupin domain-containing protein, with product MLIQKLLDCPEFIAGDSTILRELLHPDKQAIDLRYSLAHAILPVGETSQPHSLTTSEVYYILSGIGEMYIDGEVCAIASGDAVYIPPNAKQFLKNIGDEPIVFICIVDPAWRKEDETIYE from the coding sequence ATGCTGATCCAAAAATTGCTTGATTGTCCAGAGTTTATTGCGGGTGACTCGACTATATTGCGCGAATTATTACACCCTGATAAACAAGCGATCGATCTTCGCTATAGTCTTGCCCATGCAATTTTGCCAGTAGGAGAAACTTCGCAACCACATTCTCTTACTACTTCTGAGGTATATTACATCCTGAGCGGTATTGGCGAAATGTATATTGATGGGGAAGTATGTGCGATCGCATCAGGTGATGCCGTATATATTCCCCCCAATGCAAAGCAATTTCTCAAAAATATTGGCGATGAACCAATTGTATTTATCTGCATCGTCGATCCTGCTTGGCGAAAGGAAGATGAGACTATTTATGAATAG
- the def gene encoding peptide deformylase — MSAISIKVPKQKVSNPPLQVHTLGDRVLRQPAKRISKVNDEIRQIIVDMLITMYSNDGIGLAAPQVGINKQLLVIDIELKDESKPPLVMINPEIKGSGGDLITGEEGCLSIPEVFLDVVRPDQVEVSYRDEDGRPQKLVASGLLARVIQHEMDHLNGVLFVDRVKNAVALNKELTAHGFAPKDVQAIN; from the coding sequence ATGTCTGCAATTTCTATCAAAGTCCCCAAGCAAAAAGTCAGTAACCCTCCTTTACAGGTGCATACTCTGGGCGATCGCGTATTACGTCAGCCCGCTAAACGCATTAGTAAAGTCAACGACGAAATTCGGCAGATCATTGTCGATATGCTGATCACCATGTATAGCAACGATGGAATCGGACTAGCTGCACCTCAGGTGGGGATTAACAAACAACTACTCGTGATTGATATCGAACTCAAGGATGAGAGCAAACCACCTTTAGTGATGATCAATCCTGAAATTAAGGGTTCGGGTGGAGACTTGATCACTGGTGAAGAGGGATGTTTGAGCATTCCTGAAGTGTTTCTTGATGTTGTCCGTCCTGATCAAGTAGAAGTTTCCTATCGCGATGAAGATGGTAGACCTCAAAAGCTTGTAGCAAGTGGTTTGCTAGCAAGAGTAATTCAACATGAGATGGATCATTTGAATGGTGTATTATTTGTCGATCGCGTCAAAAATGCAGTTGCTCTCAACAAAGAATTAACCGCCCATGGTTTTGCTCCCAAGGATGTCCAAGCAATTAACTAA
- a CDS encoding DUF29 domain-containing protein: protein MTVITTPSPLNTVYEQDYLMWLEMTSEQLRTGKLENLDIENLLEEIESMARKEKVALESNLEVLLMHLLKYQYQVNKRTSSWRYTIDEHRSRILKALKVSPSLKPYLKQVFDDCYQEGRRKAAIETGLNISTFPMRSPLSQEETLNPDFLPE from the coding sequence ATGACAGTCATAACTACTCCCTCCCCTTTAAATACAGTCTACGAACAAGACTACCTAATGTGGTTAGAAATGACTAGCGAACAACTCCGCACAGGGAAATTAGAAAATCTAGACATTGAGAACCTTTTAGAAGAAATTGAATCAATGGCGCGAAAGGAAAAAGTTGCTTTAGAAAGTAACTTAGAAGTTTTATTGATGCACTTACTCAAATATCAATATCAAGTCAATAAACGTACTTCGAGTTGGCGATATACCATTGATGAACATCGTAGCCGCATTCTCAAAGCCCTAAAAGTAAGTCCCAGTCTAAAACCATACCTAAAACAAGTCTTTGATGACTGCTATCAAGAAGGTCGCAGAAAAGCCGCTATTGAAACAGGATTAAATATCTCTACTTTCCCAATGCGATCGCCTCTTAGCCAAGAAGAAACTCTAAATCCTGATTTTCTACCTGAATAA
- a CDS encoding DUF433 domain-containing protein, whose amino-acid sequence MNLKHSLLNRITQIAGQCGGRPCIRGMRIRVTDILEMLSENVSITEILEDFPDLELADIQACLVFAARRTDFPRLTA is encoded by the coding sequence ATGAACTTAAAACATAGTCTACTAAATCGTATCACCCAAATTGCTGGGCAATGCGGTGGTCGTCCTTGTATTCGTGGGATGCGAATTCGGGTAACTGATATTTTGGAAATGCTATCGGAAAATGTAAGTATTACTGAAATTCTAGAAGATTTTCCTGATTTAGAGCTTGCTGATATTCAAGCTTGTTTAGTTTTTGCGGCGCGGCGTACTGATTTTCCTAGGCTCACTGCATGA
- a CDS encoding IS1 family transposase (programmed frameshift) encodes MKCPKCGSTHIRKNGKRGDKQNHICADCGRQFIDHYSVLGYSQDVKKICLKMYCNGMGFRQIERCTDVSHNSVINWVKEAAKQLPEHPPIETIPDVGELDELQTFVGSKKTIWLWTAVNHFSQGILAWVLGDRSSKTFEPLWTLIKVWQCYFWVTDGYCVYKMFINSEDQIISKTYMTRVEGENTRLRHYLARLHRKTLCYSKSEQMLRYSIRLLIHYLKYKSIPTFS; translated from the exons ATGAAATGTCCAAAGTGTGGTTCAACACATATTCGTAAAAATGGGAAACGAGGAGACAAACAAAATCATATTTGCGCTGATTGCGGTCGTCAGTTCATTGATCATTACTCAGTGCTGGGATATTCCCAAGATGTCAAAAAAATATGCCTAAAAATGTACTGCAACGGCATGGGATTTAGACAAATTGAGAGATGTACCGATGTTAGTCACAACTCAGTCATCAACTGGGTTAAGGAAGCAGCCAAGCAATTACCAGAACATCCACCGATTGAGACTATTCCTGATGTTGGTGAACTGGATGAACTCCAGACTTTTGTTGGGTCAAAAAAAACT ATTTGGCTATGGACTGCGGTGAATCATTTTAGCCAAGGTATCTTGGCTTGGGTATTAGGGGATAGGAGTAGCAAAACCTTTGAACCTCTATGGACATTGATTAAGGTTTGGCAATGCTATTTCTGGGTTACCGATGGCTACTGTGTCTACAAAATGTTTATCAACTCGGAAGATCAAATTATTAGCAAAACCTACATGACCAGAGTTGAGGGTGAAAATACGAGACTGAGACATTATCTTGCCAGATTGCATCGCAAAACTTTATGTTATTCAAAATCTGAACAAATGTTGCGGTATTCAATTCGTCTGTTAATTCATTATCTCAAGTACAAATCGATTCCCACCTTTTCTTGA
- a CDS encoding succinate dehydrogenase/fumarate reductase iron-sulfur subunit → MNITVKLHRQPSRTSEPTYQTFEIEADPTRTTVLDVLIRIQSEQDGSVGFRRNCRNAICGSCAMRINGRSGLACQKHISEVMGEHDTELVIEPMQNLPVIKDLIVDMTKFWDNLHKVDPYVSTASRQISKTEYLQTPAQRAKLQAAANCILCGSCYSECNSAAVSDRFVGPHALAKAYRVMADNRDDRTEERVEKYNESGFVWDCTRCYNCNEVCPVEVQPLDRISQIKHEILANRDLPESMPQRHRHTLLDLVKEDGWIDESKFAVRLVSDDFKDLKALLGIFPVGIRMLLSGKIPYPWQFKKSEGAAETKALIEAIASAKNK, encoded by the coding sequence ATGAATATTACCGTCAAGCTTCACCGCCAACCATCACGTACTAGCGAACCTACCTATCAAACCTTTGAAATTGAAGCCGATCCAACTCGCACTACAGTATTAGATGTATTGATTAGGATTCAAAGTGAACAGGATGGCTCCGTTGGTTTTCGGCGTAACTGTCGCAATGCGATCTGTGGTTCCTGTGCAATGCGAATTAATGGGCGATCAGGCTTGGCTTGTCAGAAACATATTAGTGAAGTGATGGGAGAGCATGATACGGAATTGGTAATTGAGCCGATGCAAAATCTGCCTGTGATTAAGGACTTAATCGTGGACATGACCAAGTTTTGGGATAACCTCCACAAAGTCGATCCCTATGTCTCCACCGCATCACGACAAATTAGCAAAACTGAATATCTGCAAACCCCTGCTCAACGCGCCAAACTCCAAGCCGCCGCTAACTGTATTCTCTGCGGTTCCTGCTATTCCGAATGTAACTCCGCAGCAGTCAGCGATCGCTTTGTGGGTCCCCATGCCCTAGCTAAGGCATATCGCGTCATGGCAGATAATCGTGACGATCGCACTGAGGAACGAGTCGAAAAATATAATGAGTCGGGCTTTGTTTGGGACTGCACGCGCTGCTATAACTGCAATGAAGTTTGTCCAGTAGAAGTGCAACCCCTAGATCGGATTTCCCAAATCAAGCATGAGATTCTCGCTAATCGTGATCTACCAGAATCCATGCCACAGCGTCATCGCCACACTCTGCTCGATTTAGTCAAAGAAGATGGTTGGATCGATGAAAGTAAATTTGCGGTACGACTAGTCAGTGACGATTTCAAAGATTTAAAAGCATTGCTGGGTATTTTTCCCGTCGGTATTCGGATGTTGCTAAGTGGCAAAATCCCCTATCCTTGGCAATTCAAAAAGTCGGAAGGAGCTGCCGAAACCAAGGCTCTAATTGAGGCGATCGCTTCTGCAAAAAATAAATAA
- a CDS encoding Uma2 family endonuclease, with the protein MKSTFPANQSQLTLQDFLQLPETKPASEYIDNQIIQKPRQQGKHSTLQGELVPEINRILKPHRIGRAYPELRCTFGGRSTVPDITVFKWERIPREANGEVSNTFAIAPDWTIEILSPDQSQTKVTKNILHCLKHGTQMGWLIDPDEKTVFVYQQKQEIEVFDEPEAILPVPDFANGLQLTVKDLFAWLLD; encoded by the coding sequence ATGAAAAGTACATTCCCAGCCAATCAGTCACAACTCACGCTACAGGATTTTTTACAACTGCCTGAGACTAAGCCTGCTAGTGAATATATTGACAATCAAATCATCCAAAAGCCAAGGCAACAGGGAAAACATAGTACATTGCAAGGCGAACTTGTCCCAGAGATTAATCGAATCTTGAAACCGCATCGGATTGGTCGTGCTTATCCTGAATTGCGTTGTACCTTTGGTGGTCGTTCAACAGTGCCCGATATTACTGTTTTCAAATGGGAGAGAATTCCCCGTGAAGCTAATGGTGAGGTCTCTAATACTTTTGCGATCGCACCAGATTGGACAATAGAAATCCTCTCACCCGATCAAAGTCAAACTAAAGTAACCAAAAATATTCTGCATTGCCTAAAGCACGGCACACAAATGGGTTGGCTAATCGATCCAGATGAAAAAACGGTATTTGTCTATCAGCAAAAACAAGAAATCGAAGTTTTTGACGAACCAGAGGCAATTCTTCCCGTTCCAGATTTTGCTAATGGCTTACAACTTACAGTCAAAGATTTATTTGCATGGCTATTAGATTGA
- a CDS encoding Uma2 family endonuclease has protein sequence MKSGIEPDTCFYIANHYKMVGKRRLDLNVDPPPDLSIEIDVTSITQLKAYEALQVKELWCYSDSQLLIYILQGDRYIATAMSPTFPNLKITEAIPQFVAIALHQGRSVAMRACRQWLQDVV, from the coding sequence ATGAAAAGTGGTATTGAGCCTGATACCTGCTTCTATATCGCCAATCATTACAAAATGGTAGGTAAACGGAGACTCGATCTAAATGTCGATCCACCACCTGACTTATCTATAGAAATAGATGTAACTTCGATTACTCAGTTAAAAGCTTATGAAGCTTTACAAGTTAAAGAGCTATGGTGCTACAGCGATAGCCAATTATTGATTTACATTTTGCAAGGTGATCGCTACATCGCCACCGCAATGAGTCCCACCTTCCCAAATCTAAAAATTACCGAAGCAATTCCCCAGTTTGTAGCGATCGCTCTTCACCAAGGTCGAAGTGTCGCTATGAGAGCTTGTCGGCAATGGTTGCAAGATGTGGTTTAA